A section of the Microscilla marina ATCC 23134 genome encodes:
- a CDS encoding NAD(P)H-dependent flavin oxidoreductase, which yields MWNKTKVTQLLGLDYPIIQGPFGGRFSSAKLVAAVSNLGGMGSFGLNSYSPEEILKVNSAIRALTKKAYALNLWVPQKHPSPPIFGQEQFETVKAVFKPYFDALNVPLPEAPPAAQTQHFDQQMEAILQVSPPAMSFIFGVPPKEVIQALRKRQTVVIATATHPEEALLLEEAGVDIIVASGAQAGGHRAWFLPKNKEVLMDTPSLLTQTTAQVKTPVIAAGGITNGQEAFSALQAGASAVQIGTAFLATQESNAPDVHKHKLLQEVPQTNLSQTFIGRLGRVISNTLSLQNIPADKLAPYPLQSAFLSPLRKAALEQHRHDYVGFWSGQFSTPLQHTSASSLFQSLIDEINNLTPAS from the coding sequence ATGTGGAACAAAACTAAAGTTACTCAACTATTGGGGCTTGACTACCCAATTATTCAAGGACCTTTTGGCGGAAGATTTTCTTCTGCCAAACTGGTTGCTGCGGTATCTAACCTTGGTGGGATGGGATCGTTTGGCTTGAACTCTTATAGTCCCGAAGAGATTTTAAAGGTCAACTCGGCTATTCGGGCACTTACAAAAAAGGCCTATGCGCTTAATTTATGGGTGCCTCAAAAACACCCCTCCCCCCCAATATTTGGACAAGAGCAGTTTGAAACAGTCAAAGCAGTATTTAAACCTTATTTTGACGCACTCAATGTGCCTTTACCAGAGGCACCGCCTGCGGCTCAAACCCAACATTTTGATCAACAGATGGAAGCTATTTTACAAGTCAGCCCACCTGCCATGAGTTTTATATTTGGGGTGCCCCCCAAAGAGGTTATACAAGCTTTGCGCAAAAGGCAAACTGTGGTAATAGCTACCGCTACCCACCCCGAAGAAGCCCTGCTCTTAGAAGAAGCAGGCGTTGATATTATAGTAGCTTCTGGGGCACAAGCAGGGGGGCATCGAGCTTGGTTTTTACCCAAAAACAAAGAGGTTTTAATGGATACTCCTTCTTTGCTCACTCAAACAACTGCCCAGGTAAAAACACCTGTCATAGCAGCAGGTGGTATTACCAATGGGCAAGAGGCTTTCTCTGCGTTGCAGGCAGGTGCTTCGGCCGTACAAATAGGCACTGCTTTTTTAGCTACTCAGGAGTCTAACGCACCAGATGTTCACAAGCATAAGTTGTTGCAAGAAGTACCCCAAACCAACCTTAGCCAAACATTTATCGGGCGCTTGGGTAGGGTCATTTCCAATACATTATCTTTGCAGAATATCCCCGCAGACAAACTAGCCCCTTATCCTTTGCAAAGTGCTTTTCTAAGTCCTTTGAGAAAAGCGGCACTGGAGCAACACCGACATGACTACGTGGGGTTTTGGTCAGGGCAATTTTCAACTCCTTTGCAACATACCTCAGCCAGTAGCCTGTTTCAATCGCTCATAGATGAGATAAATAATTTAACCCCAGCATCATAA
- a CDS encoding DMP19 family protein produces the protein MNTTYWQNAQSLNQRPANQPPKGNIARKKFKKLRGIDLCWELVQPLSETVAQSDKDKKLRGFSPGQQALFTLWHLDSEVTSGGFVQFFWNGYAVYVPVLSNGLNLIEAKAMEQLITEAYEEYQLQQSTFTEYASLIDSPLYAELEKLNQMDFEYFRLHKKTIDKMEQYIRKYPEEFIAFTD, from the coding sequence ATGAACACTACCTACTGGCAAAATGCACAATCCTTGAACCAACGCCCTGCCAATCAACCACCCAAAGGAAACATTGCCCGCAAAAAATTTAAAAAACTAAGGGGCATTGACTTATGCTGGGAACTGGTACAACCATTGTCAGAAACAGTAGCCCAGTCAGACAAAGACAAAAAACTGAGGGGTTTTTCACCAGGGCAACAAGCCTTGTTTACCCTATGGCACCTAGACAGTGAGGTAACCAGTGGGGGGTTTGTCCAGTTTTTTTGGAATGGTTACGCGGTGTATGTACCTGTGTTGAGCAACGGCTTAAACCTGATTGAAGCCAAAGCCATGGAACAGCTCATCACTGAAGCTTACGAAGAGTACCAACTACAGCAAAGCACTTTTACCGAGTATGCTTCGCTCATAGACAGCCCACTTTATGCTGAGTTGGAAAAGTTGAACCAAATGGATTTTGAGTATTTCAGGCTACACAAAAAAACCATTGACAAAATGGAGCAATACATCAGAAAATATCCTGAAGAATTTATAGCTTTTACAGACTAA
- a CDS encoding FHA domain-containing protein, with amino-acid sequence MLRCNTCGYINDEHTKSCAKCGAALNDAKKTINNSSAQGFLPTTGSDPLAHQKPSQKTVKGGEPDQPYLDNPRNEQKPEQQAQQEDQANGCSSCRYPLRAHQNICPNCGFDNAATNATDLHSTKGFDETNEENAPVEPRHKTILDPWEVTNIGDSKKFSLVTDKGKTTLNFEGEEVELNRQNLDANNKSISGGQHAKIEYENGQWYIKDQSSNGFTFIQVRDRVPIQPGDMIIMGNKLFVFKEK; translated from the coding sequence ATGTTAAGATGTAATACTTGTGGATATATAAATGATGAACACACTAAAAGTTGCGCCAAATGTGGCGCAGCCCTAAATGATGCAAAAAAAACCATTAACAACAGCTCGGCTCAGGGGTTTTTGCCTACTACTGGCAGCGACCCATTGGCGCATCAAAAACCATCGCAAAAAACGGTAAAAGGTGGTGAACCTGATCAACCTTACCTTGATAATCCCAGAAATGAGCAAAAGCCAGAACAACAAGCCCAACAAGAGGATCAGGCAAATGGTTGCAGCAGCTGTAGGTATCCTTTGCGGGCTCACCAAAACATTTGCCCCAATTGTGGGTTTGACAATGCAGCAACCAATGCTACTGACTTACACTCGACCAAAGGGTTTGACGAAACAAACGAGGAGAACGCCCCCGTTGAACCACGCCACAAAACTATTTTGGACCCTTGGGAGGTAACCAATATTGGGGATTCTAAAAAGTTTAGTTTGGTAACTGATAAAGGAAAAACTACCCTGAACTTTGAAGGAGAAGAAGTAGAGTTGAACCGCCAAAACCTGGATGCCAACAACAAGAGCATATCGGGAGGGCAACACGCTAAAATTGAATATGAAAATGGACAATGGTACATCAAAGACCAAAGCTCTAATGGTTTTACTTTTATTCAAGTACGTGATCGGGTACCTATTCAACCAGGAGATATGATTATTATGGGTAATAAACTTTTTGTTTTTAAAGAAAAATAA
- a CDS encoding tautomerase family protein, translating into MPYINIKVTDENVTKEQKQQLIAGATRLVVEVLNKNPATTHVVIDEVHIDNWGVKGKQYSELINSQN; encoded by the coding sequence ATGCCTTATATCAATATCAAAGTGACTGATGAAAATGTCACTAAAGAACAAAAGCAACAATTGATTGCTGGTGCCACTCGGTTAGTAGTAGAGGTACTGAACAAAAACCCAGCAACTACGCATGTAGTGATTGACGAGGTACACATAGACAACTGGGGAGTCAAAGGAAAACAATATTCTGAACTAATCAACTCACAAAACTAA
- a CDS encoding nuclear transport factor 2 family protein, protein MYTNKLKQIEHTIQNYFEGIFYGDVSKLKSSFTTEALLYGDVGETPYRKGLDDYLEGVKNRKSPKALGETFAMQVLGIEVLGKIATAKLHVPMLGFNYYDYLSLVMVNDEWKIVNKLFTHVEQN, encoded by the coding sequence ATGTACACCAACAAGCTCAAACAAATAGAACACACGATACAAAACTACTTTGAAGGAATTTTTTATGGAGATGTATCCAAGCTAAAAAGTAGTTTCACAACAGAGGCACTCCTTTATGGCGATGTTGGCGAAACCCCCTACCGTAAAGGTTTAGACGATTACCTGGAAGGGGTCAAAAACCGAAAAAGCCCAAAAGCACTGGGGGAAACCTTTGCCATGCAGGTGCTAGGCATAGAGGTTTTGGGCAAGATAGCCACTGCCAAGCTGCACGTACCTATGCTAGGCTTCAATTATTATGATTATTTATCGCTTGTGATGGTAAATGATGAATGGAAAATTGTAAATAAGCTTTTTACTCATGTGGAACAAAACTAA
- a CDS encoding Crp/Fnr family transcriptional regulator, with amino-acid sequence MHIHPLRAHIEEVLPLTDQEFDFILSHFTPVSKRKHQYLVQEGELVNKEHWVIKGCLKAYFFDQNGKEYIVQFAMENWWITDYEAFNNQIRASFSVDCIEDCELLAIDYASREKLSSEMHKMERFWAKKTKLAFIASQKRILSLCRNTAKERYEMLLNQYPQLVQRVPKKMLASYLGVSRETLSRL; translated from the coding sequence ATGCATATACACCCCTTGAGAGCACATATTGAAGAAGTATTGCCACTTACCGACCAAGAGTTTGACTTTATATTGAGCCATTTTACTCCGGTATCTAAACGAAAACACCAATACCTTGTGCAGGAAGGTGAACTTGTAAATAAAGAACATTGGGTGATCAAGGGGTGTTTAAAAGCTTATTTTTTTGACCAAAACGGTAAAGAATATATAGTGCAGTTTGCTATGGAAAACTGGTGGATTACTGACTATGAGGCCTTTAATAACCAAATAAGGGCAAGTTTTTCGGTAGATTGTATAGAAGATTGTGAATTGCTTGCTATTGACTATGCCTCTAGAGAAAAGCTCAGCAGTGAAATGCACAAAATGGAGCGTTTCTGGGCTAAAAAAACCAAGCTTGCTTTTATAGCTTCACAAAAAAGAATTTTATCGCTGTGCCGAAATACAGCTAAAGAACGCTATGAGATGTTATTGAACCAATACCCTCAATTGGTTCAGCGTGTTCCTAAAAAAATGCTCGCCTCTTACCTTGGTGTCTCCCGCGAAACTTTGAGCCGCCTGTAA
- a CDS encoding tetratricopeptide repeat protein, giving the protein MKNTIYLILLITGLAYQAQAQKVLEYKQYYHTGQAQVKAGQYDAAIVSLDKAIERMPYYSAMYAERGKAKLKVKDYTGAIKDFTIVLQKKSYDAQAYLQRGIAYYHLQDYNNAEFDLKDALHYRPENREAKQYLDKTLAKQEELRQLALQQQNEILATQNRTNQRDEWERRQRRFYRNQLIWGTIVPLAVWTGILLWR; this is encoded by the coding sequence ATGAAAAACACCATTTACTTAATATTATTGATCACAGGTTTGGCCTATCAGGCGCAAGCCCAAAAAGTACTTGAATACAAACAATACTACCACACCGGACAAGCCCAGGTCAAGGCTGGGCAATACGACGCTGCCATTGTCAGCCTGGATAAAGCCATTGAACGCATGCCTTACTATAGTGCTATGTATGCCGAAAGGGGCAAGGCAAAACTCAAAGTGAAAGACTATACTGGAGCTATTAAAGATTTCACCATTGTATTACAAAAAAAATCTTATGATGCTCAAGCTTATTTGCAACGGGGTATTGCTTATTATCATCTACAAGATTACAACAATGCCGAGTTTGACCTAAAAGATGCGTTACACTACCGCCCCGAAAATCGTGAGGCAAAACAATACCTTGATAAAACCCTTGCCAAACAAGAAGAACTGAGGCAACTTGCCTTGCAACAACAAAATGAAATATTGGCTACTCAAAACCGCACCAATCAACGCGACGAGTGGGAACGTCGTCAACGCCGTTTTTACCGCAACCAATTGATATGGGGTACCATTGTACCATTGGCTGTCTGGACAGGTATTTTGTTGTGGAGGTAG
- a CDS encoding FHA domain-containing serine/threonine-protein kinase, which translates to MKICSHCGYYNKADAPKCIKCGFDLSRAATVTKNEAIADKDIVPEAVDLHKGDEVKGIKNKYQIVNSIDKGGYGLVYLAQDQEKNQYALKVIEMRKVLPNEHQEIRKRFEREFEAGQIHSDYIVNSMDKGSLQGNPFIVMEYCPKGNLRDQMLFEWNHEETHALGLDMLRGLHDLHTSGIIHKDLKPENILFNEQNRAQLTDFGIAGFIKRRETQRNLMGYAKNVFGTAIYAPPEQLNPQQAFKIMGPTNDIFSFGVIMYEVFTQGHLPFGSYQEFEKDMPGYYKRIRKGKLTKINKIRKDVPDDWQTIIHKCLAPKYKDRYQSANDILKILGQPARLTPQYASKDMFGKWSLRIMNGEEVGREYNLSKLADAKEQNLLTLGWFNAQQPFSNDIGIVESFTKYISGRHATLERVKQKNGSWLWFIRDGQWYEKNGKMGWHLSRNGVLVNSTDVKKSGHKLNPEDIITIGDTTLKVQVEY; encoded by the coding sequence ATGAAAATTTGTTCGCATTGTGGATACTACAATAAAGCAGATGCCCCTAAATGTATCAAATGTGGTTTTGACTTGAGTCGTGCCGCTACGGTTACCAAAAACGAGGCAATTGCTGACAAAGACATAGTGCCCGAAGCAGTAGATCTGCATAAAGGCGATGAAGTAAAGGGGATTAAAAATAAATACCAGATTGTCAATAGCATAGACAAAGGCGGCTATGGACTGGTATACCTTGCCCAAGACCAGGAAAAAAACCAGTATGCGCTCAAAGTAATAGAAATGCGCAAAGTGTTGCCTAATGAACACCAGGAGATTCGAAAACGATTTGAGCGGGAGTTTGAGGCAGGGCAGATTCATTCTGACTATATAGTAAACAGCATGGACAAGGGCAGCCTACAAGGGAACCCTTTTATTGTGATGGAGTATTGCCCAAAGGGTAATTTGCGTGACCAAATGTTGTTTGAATGGAACCATGAAGAAACGCATGCACTAGGTTTAGATATGCTGCGAGGCTTGCACGACTTGCACACTTCTGGCATTATTCATAAAGATTTGAAACCCGAAAATATTTTGTTTAATGAACAAAACCGGGCACAACTGACTGACTTTGGCATTGCGGGCTTTATCAAACGACGCGAAACCCAACGTAACCTGATGGGCTACGCAAAAAATGTATTTGGTACGGCTATTTATGCCCCTCCCGAACAATTGAACCCTCAACAGGCTTTTAAGATTATGGGGCCTACCAACGACATCTTTTCCTTTGGGGTGATCATGTATGAGGTATTTACCCAGGGGCACTTGCCATTTGGCTCTTATCAAGAGTTTGAAAAGGACATGCCAGGCTACTACAAACGGATTAGAAAAGGAAAGCTGACAAAGATTAATAAAATAAGAAAAGACGTGCCGGATGACTGGCAAACGATTATTCATAAATGCCTGGCTCCCAAGTACAAAGACCGCTACCAGAGTGCCAATGATATATTAAAAATATTGGGGCAACCTGCCAGGTTAACCCCACAATACGCCTCAAAAGATATGTTTGGTAAATGGTCGTTACGAATAATGAATGGTGAAGAAGTAGGCAGGGAATACAACTTAAGCAAACTTGCCGACGCTAAAGAACAAAATCTGCTAACCTTGGGCTGGTTCAACGCGCAGCAACCTTTCTCGAATGATATAGGCATTGTAGAGTCGTTTACCAAGTATATATCGGGCAGGCACGCCACCCTGGAGCGGGTAAAACAAAAAAACGGGTCATGGCTGTGGTTTATAAGAGATGGGCAATGGTACGAAAAAAACGGCAAAATGGGCTGGCACTTGTCACGCAATGGGGTGTTGGTAAACTCTACCGATGTAAAAAAATCGGGGCACAAACTCAATCCCGAAGATATTATTACTATAGGCGATACTACGCTTAAAGTACAAGTAGAATATTAA
- a CDS encoding Bax inhibitor-1/YccA family protein, with protein MLESNYQEDAATLPFVAEQPLEARKTFIERTYTFLAIEILLFILIEAIFLRSPTIINFTLSFLGGWSWLLLLGGYFAITSLSENWAMSTSSKTYQYIAMLLYVVAEALLFTPLIYLAIKMTGDTAIINQAATITITLFLGITSVAFITKKDFSMLRIYLSVGTLVAIGLIAAGLIFGFSLGLWFSFAMVALAAGAILYQTSAILHKYHAEQYVAASLGLFGSVMLLFWYVINILSSLSGD; from the coding sequence ATGTTAGAATCAAACTATCAAGAAGACGCAGCAACTCTTCCCTTTGTCGCGGAACAGCCCCTTGAGGCAAGAAAAACCTTTATCGAAAGAACATACACATTCTTGGCGATCGAGATACTACTTTTTATTCTCATAGAAGCCATTTTTTTACGCAGTCCTACCATCATTAACTTTACCCTTTCGTTTTTGGGTGGTTGGTCGTGGCTACTGTTGTTAGGTGGGTATTTTGCGATTACCTCACTTTCCGAAAATTGGGCAATGAGCACAAGCTCTAAAACCTACCAATACATTGCCATGCTGTTGTATGTAGTAGCAGAAGCACTTTTGTTTACGCCACTTATTTATCTGGCAATAAAAATGACCGGAGATACTGCCATTATCAATCAGGCAGCTACCATTACTATTACCTTATTTTTGGGTATTACCTCAGTAGCATTTATCACCAAAAAAGATTTCTCTATGTTGAGGATTTACCTCTCGGTAGGTACGCTGGTAGCTATTGGACTTATTGCAGCTGGGCTTATATTTGGATTCTCGCTGGGCTTATGGTTTTCTTTTGCAATGGTCGCATTGGCTGCTGGAGCTATTTTATATCAAACCTCAGCTATTTTGCATAAATACCATGCTGAACAATATGTAGCGGCTTCTTTAGGGCTGTTTGGTTCTGTAATGTTACTGTTTTGGTATGTCATCAATATTTTATCAAGCCTTTCCGGCGATTAA
- a CDS encoding AAA family ATPase: protein MIPVKLTLQGVYSYQKKAEIDFTKLTDSGLFGIFGMVGSGKSTILESISYALYGQVERLNKQDKVTYNLMNLKSNELLIDYEFKASDNEYYRFVVEGKRNSKNFEKIRTFDRSHYQMVKGEWTPTDKTAQDILELSYDNFRRTIIIPQGKFQEFLQLGDTDRTRMLKDIFGLGKYDLGQKLRPVEKENDEKITQVETKLQGVAEVTEEGINEQRGILKELVASLEAQQNQLQEKSTKKTALEQIKALFAELAHQKEELARLKQQADDFNSLERRVKEYETCLYQFSDLLETHKLTQVKIKQLQELIQQKETHFEQIQQKLVQDEQSFEEVKTQYNERETIKQKIDEFTKIISINELNKELVTLEERVEKGKPVIKESEKKIVKLQTEIEDKTFFIKRQKENLPDNNVLLAVSSWFAEKKKILSSIQKVNQETRHIEREIEKIRKEKKELYEEHLRDLLPEAHPKTIIGELADMILDKRDELKDKLMHTQHKLSGLTIKLKLQEYAENLSDGEPCPLCGSVHHPDPLKPDKIDAALHAFQEARETQDVQISLLTDLLDKVRQLKVQIDEKKKQLERRDEEAQAEANKFDLHLYKFNWKPAFDPDHDEDVEKKKAKASRLQNAIDDADKEREQMQRSLEEERKKLDKYKTAIADLENQQLTKTTQLKTLKRQLRVFDLEDYAQHAASQLKQEIRSLEDLYERLERKYKNLETQINEDRNQKVRLESDLRNSRENLLQDEQNLQTNQSKLQDRLAKSDFDTLETVENILQNKLDIERENQKIKEFQTKLHRAEDECHKLERQTAGKVYNEAEYQQVLTDIQSLKEDIQVKQDRRGGLKSEIERLESDLARKFKLQKHADALHLRRDDISTLKKMFRESGFVNYISSVYMQNLCNLANERFYRLTKQQLKLEVNEDNTFYIRDYLNNGQTRSVKTLSGGQTFQAALSLALALADNIQQFTKSNQNFFFLDEGFGSQDEESLDAVFETLTSLRKENRIVGIISHVESLQREISVYLKVRNQEETGSVLQKSWE, encoded by the coding sequence ATGATACCGGTAAAGTTAACCTTACAAGGAGTTTATTCTTACCAAAAAAAAGCAGAAATAGATTTTACTAAACTTACCGATTCGGGTTTGTTTGGTATTTTTGGTATGGTGGGTAGCGGTAAGTCTACCATTCTCGAATCTATCTCTTATGCTTTATATGGGCAAGTAGAGCGGTTGAACAAACAAGACAAGGTGACTTATAACTTAATGAACCTTAAGTCGAATGAGTTGTTGATTGATTATGAGTTTAAAGCCAGCGACAACGAGTACTACCGCTTTGTGGTAGAGGGCAAACGTAACAGCAAAAACTTTGAAAAGATTCGCACCTTTGACCGCAGTCATTACCAAATGGTAAAGGGCGAATGGACACCCACCGACAAAACGGCTCAAGACATTCTGGAGTTGAGTTACGACAACTTCCGTCGTACCATTATTATTCCGCAAGGCAAGTTTCAAGAGTTTTTGCAATTGGGCGATACCGATCGTACGCGCATGCTCAAAGATATTTTTGGGCTGGGTAAGTACGACCTTGGGCAAAAGTTGCGCCCCGTAGAAAAAGAAAACGATGAGAAGATTACCCAAGTAGAAACCAAACTACAGGGGGTGGCTGAAGTAACCGAAGAGGGTATCAACGAGCAACGGGGAATTTTGAAAGAATTGGTAGCCTCGCTGGAAGCCCAGCAAAACCAATTACAAGAAAAGAGCACCAAAAAAACTGCCCTTGAGCAAATCAAGGCATTGTTTGCTGAACTTGCCCACCAAAAAGAAGAACTTGCCCGCCTAAAACAACAAGCTGATGACTTTAACAGCCTGGAACGTAGGGTAAAGGAGTATGAAACTTGTTTGTATCAGTTTAGCGACTTGCTGGAAACCCATAAGCTTACTCAAGTCAAAATCAAGCAGTTGCAAGAGCTTATCCAACAAAAAGAAACCCACTTTGAGCAAATTCAGCAAAAACTGGTACAAGACGAGCAAAGTTTTGAAGAAGTAAAAACACAATACAATGAGCGCGAAACCATCAAACAAAAAATAGATGAGTTTACCAAGATTATCAGTATCAATGAGCTCAATAAAGAACTGGTAACACTGGAAGAACGTGTAGAAAAAGGCAAGCCTGTAATAAAAGAGTCCGAAAAGAAAATTGTAAAACTACAGACGGAAATTGAAGACAAAACTTTTTTTATCAAGCGCCAAAAAGAAAACCTGCCCGACAATAATGTATTGTTGGCAGTGAGTAGTTGGTTTGCCGAGAAAAAGAAAATATTGAGCAGCATACAAAAGGTAAATCAGGAAACCCGCCACATAGAACGCGAAATAGAGAAAATCCGCAAAGAGAAAAAAGAACTGTACGAAGAACATTTGAGGGACTTGTTGCCCGAAGCACATCCCAAGACAATCATTGGTGAGCTGGCTGACATGATACTCGACAAACGGGATGAGCTAAAAGATAAACTGATGCATACCCAACACAAGCTGTCGGGGCTTACGATTAAGCTTAAGCTACAGGAGTATGCCGAAAATCTAAGTGATGGAGAACCTTGTCCTTTGTGTGGTTCGGTACATCACCCCGACCCGCTTAAGCCTGACAAGATTGATGCAGCTTTGCACGCTTTTCAAGAGGCACGCGAAACCCAAGACGTGCAAATCAGTTTATTAACTGATTTGCTGGACAAGGTGCGACAGCTCAAAGTACAAATTGACGAGAAAAAGAAACAACTGGAGCGACGCGATGAGGAAGCACAGGCAGAGGCCAATAAGTTTGACTTGCATTTGTATAAATTTAATTGGAAACCAGCGTTTGACCCTGATCATGACGAAGATGTAGAAAAGAAGAAAGCAAAAGCAAGCCGCTTGCAAAACGCCATTGACGATGCCGACAAAGAGCGCGAACAAATGCAGCGATCGCTAGAGGAAGAACGCAAAAAACTGGACAAGTATAAAACAGCCATTGCCGATCTGGAAAACCAACAGTTGACCAAAACTACCCAGCTCAAAACCTTAAAACGTCAGTTGCGAGTGTTTGATTTGGAAGACTACGCCCAACATGCTGCCTCGCAGCTCAAGCAAGAGATAAGAAGTCTGGAGGATTTGTATGAACGCCTGGAACGCAAATACAAAAACCTGGAGACGCAAATAAACGAAGATCGTAATCAAAAGGTGCGCCTTGAAAGCGATTTACGCAATAGTCGCGAAAACTTGTTGCAAGACGAGCAAAACCTGCAAACCAACCAAAGTAAACTTCAGGACAGGTTGGCAAAGTCAGATTTTGACACGTTGGAAACAGTAGAGAATATTTTGCAGAATAAGCTGGATATCGAACGCGAAAATCAAAAAATCAAGGAGTTTCAGACCAAGCTCCATCGTGCCGAAGATGAATGCCACAAGCTGGAACGACAAACGGCGGGCAAGGTATACAACGAGGCTGAGTACCAACAAGTGCTCACTGATATACAAAGCCTCAAAGAAGACATTCAAGTAAAGCAAGATCGACGTGGAGGGCTTAAGAGCGAAATAGAACGCCTAGAGAGTGACTTGGCGCGTAAGTTTAAGTTACAGAAACACGCTGACGCTTTGCATTTACGTCGAGACGATATAAGCACACTGAAAAAAATGTTCCGCGAAAGCGGTTTTGTAAATTATATTTCGTCGGTGTATATGCAAAATCTTTGTAACCTTGCCAACGAGCGTTTTTACCGTCTGACCAAACAGCAGCTCAAGCTGGAGGTAAACGAGGACAATACTTTCTATATCCGCGATTACCTCAACAATGGACAAACCCGTAGTGTGAAAACCTTGTCGGGAGGGCAAACCTTCCAGGCAGCACTATCGCTGGCGCTGGCACTTGCCGACAACATTCAGCAGTTTACCAAGTCGAACCAAAACTTTTTCTTTTTGGATGAAGGTTTTGGCTCTCAGGATGAAGAATCGTTGGATGCGGTATTTGAAACACTGACCAGCTTACGCAAAGAAAACCGCATTGTGGGTATTATCTCGCACGTAGAAAGCTTGCAACGCGAAATTTCGGTGTACTTGAAAGTACGTAATCAAGAAGAAACAGGCAGTGTGTTGCAAAAGAGTTGGGAGTAG
- a CDS encoding SDR family NAD(P)-dependent oxidoreductase — protein sequence MKNKTIVVTGASTGIGKAIAKLFLDKGSNVVMNSFHEERLQSTYQEFGSPRQAVLVAGDISQPKVGKQLVATAIEHFGKIDLLINNAGAFQPKPFLEVEEQDLNRFLDTNLKGTYFASQSAIRQMLQQGGGSIINIGTVLVDHAIAGFPASAPVASKGAIHALTRQLAAEFGKDNIKINTIAPGIIRSPLQGKIGVENADSLAGLHLLNRIGEPEEIAQAAYYLATADFVTGETFNVAGGHTIGHTI from the coding sequence ATGAAAAACAAGACAATTGTTGTAACTGGAGCCTCTACAGGCATAGGCAAAGCCATTGCAAAACTATTTTTGGACAAAGGAAGCAATGTGGTTATGAACTCTTTTCACGAAGAAAGACTCCAAAGTACCTACCAAGAGTTTGGTTCGCCCCGTCAAGCCGTTTTGGTGGCAGGAGACATTAGCCAACCTAAAGTCGGAAAACAGTTGGTAGCAACTGCAATAGAGCACTTTGGCAAAATTGACTTATTGATCAATAACGCAGGCGCATTTCAACCCAAGCCTTTTTTGGAGGTAGAAGAACAAGATTTAAATCGTTTTTTAGACACTAACCTCAAGGGTACTTACTTTGCCTCACAGTCGGCTATTCGGCAAATGCTCCAGCAAGGTGGTGGCAGTATTATAAACATAGGTACCGTGTTGGTAGACCACGCCATTGCGGGTTTTCCGGCATCGGCACCTGTAGCAAGCAAAGGCGCTATTCATGCTTTGACCCGCCAACTGGCAGCTGAGTTTGGCAAAGACAACATAAAAATCAACACCATTGCTCCTGGCATTATCAGGAGCCCACTGCAAGGCAAAATAGGGGTAGAAAATGCCGATAGCCTGGCGGGGTTACATTTGCTCAACCGCATAGGCGAGCCCGAAGAAATAGCACAAGCAGCTTATTACCTGGCTACGGCCGATTTTGTAACAGGCGAAACATTTAACGTGGCTGGAGGCCATACTATAGGACACACAATTTAA